The DNA sequence AACTTTGATCCAATGTGAATAATCTTTATTATTTAGGCATATTCTTAtacataaattaaatatgatttcAATGTTATTACTTACACACAAAATTTTAACACTAAATATTCTTAAAATctgtaattataaattatatttttgtaatatttaaactataaaaataatatctattttttaaatatatcattttattgtaaaaaataaaattaaaagggaatacaaaaaaatatataagatatatcTTATTAataaatttcacttcaatgtgaTTTTAACTAACATTATTAACACAAATTATatgacaataaatttttttaatcataattaattttataaaatcacaTTTATGCCAACATATAGTCTATcttaaaatacttttatatatgAATTATTGCATAAGGTCATTGACCTCTCTGTAAAGCAAttagagaataaaatattaaataaatatatataccgactcaaaaggaaaaaattatttttaaataattaaatttctattcAATTTGTACTTAAAAGTTGAAATAAAAAACATCttcttgaaaaataaaatcattatGATAAAACTATTTTTTGATAACTTACACAATATAATACAACTCTACaaatttacatatatttctttttagataaaaaaactctttaattaaatataattaacataGATGTCAATTACACAAAATGCTTACTGATGTACTTTTACTAGCAATTAGCATCAAATgtagatttattattttgattagctACTTTTAGCCAAGATGCCAAATAATCATAGTTCAAATTATTATCTATTCGGTAACTTAGATGAGaagtaaagtataaaaaataacaaatggaTAGGAATACAAATGCTCGTATCTAAGGACACCGTTTCTTATTACATATCTTAACACAaatatatgtttttaaattatttccaTGCTTTTTTTTATAAGTTCAATTTACCAAAACTAAAAGGAAGTTAATAAGATCAGTTCCACAAAATACATCCAACGACAAATTCGTACAAAAAAATAACCTAAACTAAGAACAAAAAAGACAGTTACATCAATTGTTCTAGAAAAACTATCCATAAACAGATAATCACTCGAGCGCCGCATTAAGACCCTGCAAACAAACAATCACAGATTTACAGCCTCAAAATCATCTTCTAATCACTACAGAGTACAGACCGACCCACCGACCCCCTGCTAGCATACATACTTGATGCccattctttttcaaatctgAATCTCTTCCAAGTTCTTTTGTAATGATGAACCTTCTTAAGGATCTCTTTCATTTTTATATCTTGATTTCTAAaaaatactattattttctatgcCATTTACTAATTAAAGCCACCATATAATATGTTGTGCCTTTTAATATTTGGTGTATATCatggaggatggaaagaaaaataatagcataaaaaaaactaacttttcaattaatttagttaattaaattaatactataaaagtaaaaaataaatgtaatacTAACCTCTTTTGAAGCAAAAATGGACATCCTCCAAAATATAAGCTTTTTTTTTACCAAACAGTTACATCAAAACGTAGCTAGCAAACAAATGAATAAAAACattaaagttaattttaattcacattatttCAAGTGTatgttaaaatcataaaatagtaaTTAAGTACTAATAAAAGAATTTTTATTGAAGAGTGTAGATAAAAAAAATGATGTGACTTGAGAATAAtaaattcttcttctttcaacAAAAATGAAACACAGAGAtgctaaatagaaaaatattcttAGATTCAATCAATTAGTAAAACaaaattcttttatttcttttcatatatCAATTCTTCTAGcacaattatatattttaaagaaaaaaaaggttaaaTTGATAAATGGGACATAAATTGTTAAAAATGCTCATTCAGTGTTTTGATAGTGGGACATGGATGGTTGAAATTTCTCATtcagtatttttttattgatgcTATGGAGTTACAGAGAATTCTATGTATTTTATATATTGCAATTAATACTTTTTTTAGTAAAGGAACAAAATCTAGTTGTACTTGTTGGTATACCATCAGACGAACATATTAATTAGATGGCATCCTAAAAGctcttttatcttttaattgaAAATCTTAAAAGTTCTTTCCCTCCATCAATAAGTAGGACACAACTATAACCCGTTAACCACAATTATTAGAGGCTAAGGTAACATAACCATATGATGCTAGATCTCAAATGAAAAAATAAGTCAGATACTACTGGCTAATATAGCAAGCAGTATCGATACCTACCAATTTGATTGGAGACATTGCAAGCTCCCTGCCTCTTCAATGAGGCTACTTTTGCTCTCTAAAATCTCAATGAGATCCTTAAGAACACTAAACTCAAGTGacatggaatttgcatcatggAATCTGCAAATAAAATTCGTAATATAAATATCTCTGTTAGTATCAAACACCAAAATgcaaatataaaatagtaaactAAACTACAAATTGATCTTCCAAGAAACATAAAATCAGTGATCAAACAGCCAATTTATAAGTTTCTTATGCCATTTCAAGTAGTAAACTACAAATTGATCTTCCATCTAGATATAATTAGTATCAAACAGAAGATACAAATTCTGATCCCATGAAAAAAGGCTACAACATACACTAACTAACCCAACAGCAAAGAAAATTATGGTGGCAAATATTCAGTAGAAGGCATTTTTGtttaaaggaaaacacatgtTCTATATGGGTTAGTGCAAAAAAATTCTCTTTCACTAACCCAACAGCAAAAAAAATTATGGTGGCAAATATTCAGTAGAAGGCATTTTTGtttaaaggaaaacacatgtTCTATATGGGTTAGTGCAAAAAAAATTCTCTTTCATAAATCTATTTTATCTTTCAGTTTTTTAATTTATGAGCAAAAAATTATTCACGCTAAAATAGAATATGATAAATACTCGATCACACTAAAATAAAACAGTAGAAACATCACATAATATTTTTCAGTATCTCTTACAAAATTGAGATGTTGTGAGAAGCTTAATGACAAAGGGAGCACAATTTAAAAAACTGGTGGCAGACTAACTCATGATGTGAGAAGCATCACATAAGTTGTACCTTTCACACCATCAACTATTTTTACAAGTCTTTCTTCTAATTATTATAGCTACAAAAACAAAACGTGTCctaaattactaattaaaaagattttacaattGTCTTCAAATTGCATTATCCAACAATAATTAGAAGAAAGACTTGTTAAAGGTACAACATATTGCAGCTTAATGCATTGCAATATATTTGGGGTGACTATCAAGTGCTTCAACTTGATCAAGTGCTTCAAGTTGATGAACACTGAGTGTAGCTGCACGAAACTCATCAAAATCCATCCTTCTATATTGCAATGCATTAAGCTCTAACCCAAATTCATTTTAATCAGCGAGCACTATTGGTGCAAATgctatttatatattgtatggaAGTATTGGTACAGTTAAATCATAGAACTTACTGATCCAAAAAAGTCAATAGTGTGCGACTCCATAGCATTAGTTGCGTTTTTCATCGAGGCCTGACCATGTCAGATTTGTGAGATGGCAAACACAATCATCTTAACCAATTGATTTGTGTATACTCCACAACTGCCTCAATCACAGagggaaagagagaaagagagagataaaAGAAATCAAGTAATGATCTGATTTTTAAAATATGCATTTAAACGTTACACAACTAACCTCAAATGGATAACTCTGCATAATGCCGATTGATAGGTAAATGGACACAGTTCTACGGATCCAACAGCGGCGGTGGAATCCATCACCACTGTCGcctcatttctcttcttttctctattGATCTGGCATCCTTCTCTGTGACCGTCCCTGTCGTCGccaccctcttctccttcttccatcGTTCTTTGTTTCTTCACCAttgttgttttcttcttctcttctctgcgACATCGAAAGAGGAAGTCTTTCCCTCATATGGTGCCAACTACTCCCCCTTTCAAAACTTGCAGCGCGCTCTCTCATATCTTCTCTTCTTGTTAACAATAAAAATGCAGCTGCAAGTCCTGGAATAAAACCATTtccaatttgaatttgaatcaaaatcCCGTCCAATTACTTGTTTATTTGAGAACTGCCAGGTTCCTAATTTTAAGAGCAAATACTCTATTTCAGTCTTGAATTTTTGTCGAGTCTTTGATTTATTCTTGAATTTCCAACTgcaataaataaaacatactgTTTTTGACTATACACATGCATATTTGTgtcattataataattttaagcaTCAActgtatttttaaaacaaacaaataaaaaacaaaaataatgaacACCAAAAAAGGAAACATTATTAATTAGATGGCATCCTAAACAAAATGATGTAATTATAGCAGCATTTGTCACACAATTCATATATAAACTCCATATGTCCACAACATGTAATGATTTAAAATTGAGGCTAATAATTCAATCATTTCCATTTAGAGATAGAAAAGAATAGCATATTTCCAACTGAACTTCTCTAGTACTGATTATATCAAAGGTTCACAATTTAATTTAGTATTGAAAGAAAGATCTTTAGTTGTAGTTGAGAAAGAAAGAATATGAAGTTTATCTCCTAAAGCAGCAAAATGAAAATCATTATGGTTACTTCCAAAATCTTCAATGGCAGTAGCGAACGCCACGTCCCTTTCATATATGCCTCCTAATCCtttctaaaaacttaaaaaaatatcaatatttaatcagagaataaatttataaaatatcaataaatttGATAATTTGGAGTTTGGACACTAATTAATActtcatttattcatttttttatcacTTTGCATTAAAAATCTTAGAATCACTAATGAAGAGAAACAATTAGAATAATTTTCAAtacttttataaattaaaagcaTAATGATACTTCAACAATAAATTAAAAGCATAATTCTTTCTCATGACCTGTGAAGAGTACAATTAGACTATCAATTTGCAGACCAAGCACATACTTAGAGAAAAAGACCAATATCCCATGGAAAACGAAGCCATTCCAATTTCATTATACATGCATATTAAGGAGAAGCTACCAGAAATACCTCTTCCATGGTAGTGGCAATATTAAGTCTCTGTGCAATTCACTGAGAACAATTTCAGCAGCTTGATCAGCATCATTTGGATTTTCAATAGCCACCGCCTTAAGTGTTCTGGTATGaacaaaaattctttaaaatgatGGGCCAGAGTGTTCATTTTGGAATCCGGCCAGAGTGTTCATTTTGGAATCCTGAAAGAGACATACTTACATGATGGTCGCATGCACAGATTAATGCACACAAAAATACTTAGGAATTTGGCAATCATAGGCTAAAAGAACTctttcaagcttgttttcatgtaaatGGAAACAACCAATGTTAGTTTCTGAAAATTTGGAAGGGAACCAATCACAGTATTAACCAACTAATATCAGAAATTGTTCAGGTGAAATTAGTAGTCTTTTGTAAGGATTTTGAGGTGAAAATCTCAACATATAAAGCTACTCATTTATCTAAAAACATGCAGTTACTGTCTGTTTAACATGCATATAGAATGTCCATCACTTAATaatatttccttttttttaattagttaattatttaattatttgaatGTATTCAATCCACAATTGAAAATTTGCAGCTAGAATACAGAATAAATAACACCAGATCACAGAGTGGCAATTATTATACTTAAAATCCAACAATAGATTACCATAATtcaattatattttcaaattttaaaggtAAAGAGCAATACCTGGGGGAATATATCTTGCAAGCAAGCTCCAATACACCGAATTGAAACCCATTATCAACGAAAATTATCTataaagtttatttttaaaaaaaaaaagtgggttAAACATAATGAAGAGGAGAATCATTTTAATAACGATAATAGAATCATGTGATCATGAAGTTACAGATAGAGATAcacaaaatacacaaaaaataagtGGTCAAAACCCCAATGATTGCAAGATTACAGTACACAATTTATTCAAATCATCAATGTGCAAAATTCACtcataaatcctaaaaaaaaaatctcttccTCGCAAAAAACGACCATGCAGATAAAAAATGCAGAAGACAGAATAAAAAGAGCATATTTTTCCCATAAATTGAGAAgttcttttatcttttaattgaAAATCTTAAAAGTTCTTTTCCTCCATCAATAAGTAGGACACAACTATAACCTGTTAACCACAATTATTAGGAAGCTAAGGTAACATAACCATATGATGCTAGATCTACAGTTTATAATTTAACCAACCAATAAAGCAAGCAAACAACATAACCATATGCAACGGTCtcagcaacaaaaacaacaattaaaTTAAAACGAAAAGATAAAATGAAGCAAATCAGCTTAAAcagatcaaaataaaattttaggtgAATTCCAAAACAGTGCATTATATCCCATCAGCataagaaattagaaaaagatatagaTGTACTTCTCTAATGACTTGCCTCTGCTTTGATCTGacctaaacccaaaaccacacacacaaaacaaactaaaagaagGGAAACAAATGTTTTGAAATAAAAACAGAAgaagattataaaaaaaaaaaaaaacacattaattttttattttgaaattaaaaaaaatagcttaCCTTTGCCTCACAGCCGATAACTTCTTCAACGGCTCCTCCAGCTCGTGCTCTTTCCTCCCTCGGCGACAGTGATGCGGCTCGTGGCTCCATGGACGGCAATGACAAGGTGcgagctctctctctttctgacGCATCTCTCTTCAGCGAACTTTCTCTCTCTCGCGCGGTTGGTTTGGCGGCGACGGCGGTTGCGAGGACCACTAGCGCCAGCgcgtccttcctctcttctcttctctggcTTCCGTTCTCTATTCTTTCTTCTGCTGTGTGTGTGTATTTGCTTGTGCATGTACTGCGTTTAGGAAGGGAAAGGGAGTTGGTGAGCGGCGGTGACTGACGGTGAGTGCGAGTAGGAGCTaaggtaaaattagaatttttaatttgaaaatttagggttaaaattagaatttgataattttaataaaattagggtatattgtgttaatttaaaatttattttaatctcttaaaattaatatcaatttattatttgacttttaatcaaatattttagtttaaaatgtaagataatataattaatttttttattcataaaatttaaaacattaaattttaaaatctcaattatttaaattaaatcatataaaattcttattcttttataattactaagctttataatttatatatagaaaaatatccaataattatagaattaagtagaatttttattttaattatcaaaatttgatttaattatttttaataaaataatttctgaaaataaaatctttaataaataaataaatttagaatcgactcataaataaataaagtcttTACATAATTCGAATTCAATAAATTGTCCtaaaatatatgagtatttttgAATTTGGGGGATTCAAATAATTTTTGAGTAGCTTTGGTTTATCAACGTAAATTGTCCtaaaatatatgagtattttttaaaGTATCTAAggttaaatttttcaaaaatgacttgtacttattaaaattaagaagtctaatataatttcatatattaattaatatccaaaattaatttttactaatgtctattataatatttttaaatcctAAGTATTTTACCAAACACACTATCACTTATTGTTATTTGTGCTTATtgaaagtcatttttaatttaaattatcaaacataaaagataattttataaagtaatatttataagctatttttgaaatataaaaattttatcaaattaagcATAAGTGTtagttttagtgatttatttgagtaaaaaaaattatttttataaaaaaataaataatttttttataaaaaaattatatgttatttagaaaatagaattaaaatatgcttttaatatttgaaattttttttaaaaaaaattatctaaatataaaataatttttgtctattaatttttttaaaatataatttttttaaccagGTGGTTGTATCTTTTCCCTTATGAATTTCTGTCTTCATATCTTTTCATAGTTAATTAgaaagatattttattaatataagatAACATATAATATCTTTTTAAGTTCAATTAGaagatataatattaaatttaaaatataatttaattattttttgatgaTATGATATTAAAAATTGACACATTTAACTATAGTTGATGTCAACTAAACAGAGTAATTTTTAtcttagatttttttttgaaaaattaaaataaaaagataacatAATTATTTTGAACCGAAACAAATTCAGGCAAAATCAAATCGAACATAAATTGTCATAtttcaatctttttattttttcaatcagTCCAATATATAAACTCTACTACCGCATTATTAAACcacttcaataatcttcttaATTCTTTAattgtttgtttctttcttttttaatcttGAATATGACTTCAACAAATTTGCCTTCAGGTGCAAGCAAGAAGTTCAAACCTACAGATGAAGAACTCATTCAAGATTTTCTCCGTAACAAAATCAATGGGAGGCCTCTACCAAACTATGGAACCATTCTTGAAGGTGAATTGTTTGGTACGGAGAAGAATCCATGGGAAATTTGGGAAGAAAACGTTGAAAATTCTTATGACGGGAAGGACCTCTATTTCTTCACTAGTCTGAAGAGGAAGTTCTCGACTAACAGCTTGAGGATGGTTCGCACCATCGGGTTGGGTTGTTGGGAAGGTGAAGACATCGGAAAAGAGATTATAGCCAATAAAACTAACCAGCGCATTGGAATGAGGAAACGATATCGCTTTGAGAAGAGTGGTACTAGCCATGATGGTGGATGGATCTTGCATCAATATAGCATTGATTCTTCTTTGTTATCAAATCCTTCCAATGTAAGTATCATAATTTTGTGTATATTCTTTAACCAGTGTAACAGCCCTAGGAATCCAAGACAAAGCAAAAACTAtaattgaattaaaacaagaatatgAGAACTGTAGCAATGACAAAACAGAACGTGCAAATGGATCAAGCCCAAGGAAAAGATCAGACCAGTACCAGGATAATAGAATCAGAACCAGCAACAGCCTCGACGTTGGCTTCCAGCAGCGGCAACGCCTTCACCAGTGACTCCAATTGAGACAAACCCCAACAAACAATATAGCTAAAAACATCAGAGGCAGATACAGGGTATTTTACAGAGCAATAAGGGTTCAGAGATGGTGGTTCTCATAGCTAGGGCTTAACTGACTCACCATTAATGATGGCAGCGATCGGCGGCGGCAGAGGAATGGTCTCTCCTCTGTGCGTCACTCTCTCTCACACGTCTCGTCCTCCTTCTCTGCCACAACATCAACAAAACCTCCTCTCCCCTACTCCGTTCTTCCCAGCTATGGTGGCGGCTCCCCTCAAAGGCGGCAGCGGCGGTGCTCAGCATTGGCGGCGACGACTCCAGCGCGGCGACAAGACACGGACGACGGGCTTGCAGCGAGCGCGATGGGCTCCTGCTCCCTTCCTCACCGTAGCGCTTCCTTCCTCTCTGAACCGTATCGATGGCAGCACAGCAGCCCGACGGTGGCGGCGGCGTGGCGGCGCGATGATTCGGTGGTGGCGCGACGGCTCGGTCTCCCTCTTCTCCCCTGCGACGCAACTCACTTCTCCCTCAGACCTCTCTTCCTCTCCTTTTCTTCCCcgacacaaccctctcttcctctcttctccctcGATAACCCTTTCTCCCTTCTctgtctttctttcttttctttttcttttttctttcttcaagcttCCCCTGTTTTCCCCCTTtctattttttccttttctttcgttGGGTATGGGGTGGTTAGGTTACGGTTAATTGTTTTGCggtgtaaaattattaataaaataataaaataaagtaataatgtaaaactaaattaaatataaagtaaatatctttaaaatatcatttaattactaatttgaaatttattttcgaataaatattaatttaatgaaaattgatgataattagattaattatctagtcaccaaaaaaaaagattaattatcttttatttatgaaataatgttaaaaatctatatattaaattaacgcatataaaatactcattatttttcaattataaaactctaaataataaataagagtttactaaattttttatataaaaatatctaaaatgtaatcttaaataaatataatacatcataataatttattaataactttcaaaaatttagaGGTCTTACAACCAAAGGTTTCGAATTTGAATCAAAAGAATCAGTACAAACTAAATTCTTGTTGGACTAAAAATttcgtctttattttattttaatcttctcATTATTTCTGTTTCTATTTAAGAAACAAAATCAAAACACAACTTAAGTGACCGCTACATTATGTTTAGTTTCTCAATGACACAAccttagataattttttttgggtTGATATATATAATGACCGCTACATTATTTCTGTCTTGCTCCAATTCCAATTAAACAAAgattaatgtatttatatattttccttGCAGATGAATAATTATGTTTTATGCAGATTTAGAAAGAATAACATTAAACCTCGTCAAAAGAGAAGGAAACATGTGGCTCCTGAAACTGTGGCTACTGTAATACCGATAAGTATTAATTTGATTGATGTGTTTAATTTTTTCTAGCTATAACGAAAAAGTTCAATTTTGATTTTAAGCTTACTGAATTaatagtaatttatatttttaattagtttgagGATTACAAAGtgtatatgatttgattttaactctttttataatttaaaaatactgcTATTAAAAAGTctgtttgaattttattatatataaagtaagtttttttaaattctttgattttgattatttaaatCCATATTTGCGTATCTTACTATCTACATATTTATAATAAATGGCTCTTTTATTTAAATGGAGCAAAgatgttttaatttataattacagCTTCTCTTATTTGCAagactaaataaataaaagattttgattttgaaagaaTATAGTCGAATAAAGTAGTTcgagtaattaaaaaaataattaaagattcagTAATTGATTTAAGAACTACAACTTATTTTCTGATAGACCTtacttatttactttaatttagaaACCAACTTGATTTGTATATATATTGGGCGAAagtcaaataataattattctctaacaaaaaaaattttccctTTTACAACAAATGTCACATTCATCATAGTATTCGTATTGTAAACAttattctgtattttttttcttctttcaattaaaattgtgtataaaaattattaaatttttagattaaagtAAATCTGAATTTATGATGCTAGTTTGGATATTTAATTTGACTTGGTTTCCTACCTTATTTTTTATAACCATATACTAGTTACATATGAATCACACAAATGGTGAGCGTGCaatttttgttttatgttttttttttcattattattattattattattattattattatttttaatagaatCTATAGGTCAAGttcttaatattattattgtattcTTGATATTAGAATGCCAATGATTATGCTGGGATAGTAGAATTTGTTAAACAATCAGAGAATGGAGATGAAAGGATGGAGATTCAAAATAAATCAGCAAACCAATCACGCAATAATGGAGATAAAAAGATTGATGAGTTTCAGAGAGAACT is a window from the Arachis hypogaea cultivar Tifrunner chromosome 17, arahy.Tifrunner.gnm2.J5K5, whole genome shotgun sequence genome containing:
- the LOC114925688 gene encoding uncharacterized protein — encoded protein: MRCTCTSKYTHTAEERIENGSQRREERKDALALVVLATAVAAKPTARERESSLKRDASERERARTLSLPSMEPRAASLSPREERARAGGAVEEVIGCEAKIIFVDNGFQFGVLELACKIYSPRIPK